In Musa acuminata AAA Group cultivar baxijiao chromosome BXJ2-8, Cavendish_Baxijiao_AAA, whole genome shotgun sequence, one genomic interval encodes:
- the LOC135619576 gene encoding histone-lysine N-methyltransferase SUVR3-like produces the protein MRRTRGGADLRQWAELVLPWLPPPDLAAAASTCKALGRVAKSVSSRRASDATRGLERHSIPFLDPTGDGQPYSYFLYTRFPVLALSSPAPSAQPWGGDPDKNRILDASSLAVFESPITGSGAGCGCNVCAPLAVGDYGRCPCSSPKMGSFSSFNAGNGTDLMTECGTNCSCGVECVNRLTQRGVSVKLRIIKDRNKGWGLHAAQFIHRGQFVCEYAGEFLTTEEARRRQRTYDELACGGWLHPALLVVREHLPSGKACLRVNIDATKVGNIARFVNHSCDGGNLSTVLVRNSGSLLPRLCFFAAKDVVDGEELTFSYGVADLTKQGLPCFCGSSCCVGRLPSEET, from the exons ATGAGGAGAACCCGCGGGGGAGCGGACCTTCGGCAATGGGCGGAGCTCGTCCTACCGTGGCTTCCGCCGCCGGACCTAGCTGCCGCCGCCTCCACCTGTAAGGCCCTCGGCCGCGTAGCTAAATCCGTCTCCTCCCGACGCGCGTCCGATGCCACCCGCGGCCTAGAGCGCCACTCCATCCCTTTCCTCGACCCCACGGGCGATGGTCAACCCTACTCGTATTTCCTTTACACCCGATTCCCCGTCCTCGCCTTGTCCTCACCGGCTCCCTCCGCCCAGCCGTGGGGCGGAGACCCCGATAAAAATCGAATCTTGGATGCTTCTTCTCTGGCGGTCTTCGAGTCCCCGATCACGGGAAGCGGCGCCGGTTGCGGCTGCAACGTGTGCGCTCCTCTGGCAGTCGGGGATTACGGTCGCTGCCCGTGTTCGAGCCCCAAGATGGGATCTTTCTCAAGTTTCAATGCCGGAAACGGAACAGATCTGATGACAGAGTGCGGGACAAACTGTTCTTGTGGAGTTGAGTGCGTGAATCGATTGACTCAGAGAGGGGTTTCGGTTAAATTGAGGATCATTAAAGATAGGAATAAGGGTTGGGGATTGCACGCTGCTCAGTTCATCCATAGAGGGCAATTTGTTTGTGAATATGCCG GTGAGTTCTTGACGACAGAAGAAGCAAGGAGGAGGCAGCGAACTTACGATGAGCTTGCATGTGGTGGTTGGCTTCATCCTGCCCTTCTGGTTGTAAGAGAGCATCTTCCATCAGGCAAAGCATGCTTGAGAGTCAACATCGATGCTACTAAGGTGGGAAACATAGCTCGATTCGTCAATCACTCGTGCGATGGTGGCAATCTCTCGACAGTCCTGGTCAGGAACTCTGGGTCATTGCTTCCGCGACTCTGTTTCTTTGCTGCCAAGGATGTGGTTGATGGTGAAGAACTCACCTTCAGCTACGGAGTTGCTGATCTTACAAAGCAGGGTCTACCTTGCTTCTGTGGAAGCTCCTGCTGTGTCGGCAGGCTGCCGTCAGAAGAAACATGA
- the LOC103995095 gene encoding plant cysteine oxidase 2, with amino-acid sequence MKVEASNGEEGKRVGAKRNGERLVRKQGCSRRTRRRVHGASTAIQRLFVACKSVFKGPGTVPEPADVEMLQLLLDKMRPEDVGLSTDILFFKSKSSSNGTPRITYATIHKCDNFSMCIFFLPPTAVIPLHNHPEMTVFSKLLLGSMHIKSYDWIDPDKSSISASSAKMRPAKLVVDSDFTAPCNTSILYPTTGGNIHTFTAITPCAVLDVLGPPYSKEDNRDITYYRDHPYTKYLDDATDQSGEEKHDLGWLEEIDISKDLEMDGVKYLGPPVIDG; translated from the exons ATGAAGGTGGAGGCGAGCAATGGGGAGGAGGGAAAGCGAGTGGGGGCGAAGCGGAACGGCGAGAGGCTGGTGAGGAAGCAGGGTTGCAGCCGGAGGACCCGGCGGAGGGTGCACGGGGCTTCCACCGCCATCCAGCGGCTGTTCGTGGCCTGCAAGTCGGTATTCAAGGGCCCCGGGACCGTGCCGGAGCCCGCCGACGTCGAGATGCTGCAGCTCCTCTTAG ATAAAATGAGACCAGAAGATGTTGGGCTAAGCACGGACATTCTCTtctttaagtccaaaagttcttccAATGGAACTCCAAGGATCACATATGCCACCATACATAAATGCGACAACTTTTCG atgtgTATATTCTTCTTGCCCCCAACAGCAGTTATTCCTCTTCATAATCACCCTGAGATGACTGTTTTCAGCAAGCTACTATTGGGATCGATGCATATAAAATCATACGATTGGATCGATCCCGATAAATCAAGTATCTCCGCATCCTCAGCTAAAA TGAGGCCGGCAAAGCTGGTGGTCGATTCCGATTTCACTGCACCTTGCAACACCTCCATTCTTTATCCAACAACTGGGGGAAACATCCATACCTTCACAGCCATCACACCCTGTGCTGTGCTCGATGTTCTTGGACCCCCTTACTCAAAGGAAGACAATCGCGACATAACGTATTATCGCGATCATCCCTACACGAAATATTTAG ATGATGCCACTGACCAAAGTGGAGAGGAGAAACATGATCTGGGATGGCTGGAAGAGATTGACATTTCCAAGGATTTAGAGATGGATGGCGTAAAATACCTGGGCCCACCTGTCATTGATGGTTGA